TTTCTTTGGTAGTGGCTACTAAAATCCGTTCTCGTTTGGTCAAGAAATTTGGCGAATCAATTAAAGTAAAAGGAAAAAAATATTATGCTTTTCCTTCTTCGGAGAGATTGGCTTCTGCGAAACCCAAAGACCTTCTTAAAATAGGCCTCAGTCGTCAAAAGGCTGATTATATTCTTGGTTTTTCTAAACTGGTGGCTTCAGGCGAATTTGAAGTTGAAGAATTGAAAAATAGGTCTGATCAAAAAGTCATCGAAGAATTAACTAAGATAAGAGGTTTAGGTCCTTGGACAGCTGAATATGTTTTAGCTAGAGGCTTAGGTAGGACTGATGTTTTCCCGGCTGATGATTTAGGTGTTCGAACCGCTCTAGGAAGAATATATGGGGACGGTAAACTAGTCTCTCCTCAAAAAGCAAGAAAAATTCTAGCTAAATGGAAGCCTTATCGCCGTTATGCCACTTTTTATCTTCTTTGTGCCGGCAGACTTAATCCAATGATGTAATGAAAAATTTCTTCCTGAATTTGGTAAAATTGGGATGATGAAGAAAACTTCTTTCAAATCTACAACAGTAAAGGCTTACGACATAATTTCGAAGATTTTTAAAAAAGAAAGAACTCCAAATTTCTGGTTGGATGAGTTTAAGATTCTCATGGGGTTAATGGAAGCGAATAGTTTGAAAATAACTGGAAGTAAATTTTTAGACTTGGGTTGTGGCACAGGGAATGATGCCCATTTAGCGCTAGATAGAGGAATGAAATATGTTGGTGTGGATTTATCAAAGGGAATGCTTGATCTTGCTAGAAAAATGGTGAAAGGAGCGAAATTTCTTGAAATGGACGTTACCAATCTTAAGTTCGAAGATAATGAATTTGATATTGTCTGGGCCTCTGCAGTTTTACTCCATTTGAACTCTCTAGATTTAAACAAAGCTTTAAAAGAAATAAGGCGGGTATTGAAACCTGACCATTTTGCTTTTATTTCAATGGAAAAACGTCAGGAAGGAGATAGGCCGAAATCAATGAGGAGATCAATAAAAGAAGGGAAGTTAGTTAAAAGATTCTTCGCTTTGTACACGGAGTCAGAGTTTGGAAATATATTAGAGAAAGCAGGTTTTAATGTCGTGGAGACTAGTTTTAAAATTGAACCCAGTGGCCAAAAAGAGTGGCTAGGTTTCTTCGTAAGGAACTAAACCCCCCAAAATCCTGCCACTTTCCCCTGAATCTGTTAAAATATATGGGATGAGAGTCGCTCTTGTTTATGATCGGGTTAATAAAATTGGGGGAGCGGAAAGAGTTTTGGAAACTCTTCATCAAATTTGGCCTGAAGCTCCGCTTTACACCGCCGTTTTTTATCCTCAAACGGCCTCTTGGTCTAAAAAGTTTAGAGTTATCCCTTCTTTTTTAAATAAATTTCCTTTAGCCAGGAAACGCCATGAAGCTTATCCTTATCTAATGCCTTTGGCTTTTGAATCTTTTGATTTTAGTGAATATGATCTGGTCATCTCGGTGACCAGTGAAGCGGCCAAAGGGATTATTACCCAACCCCAGACTTTTCATCTTTGTTATTGTTTGACCCCAACCCGTTATCTTTGGAGTGGTTATGATGATTATTTTCAAAACAATTTCTTTCGTTTTTTAGCCAAACCAATGGTCGCTTATCTCCGTTACTGGGATAAATTTGCTTGTCAAAGACCTGACTTTTATTTAGCCATTTCTCAAAACGTTCAAAAAAGAATTAAAAAATATTATCAAAAGGATTCAGCAATTCTTTATCCACCCCTTGATATTGAAAAATGGTCTTTAGGTGAGGAAAAGGTTGGTGATTATTTCTTAGTTGTGGCCCGATTAGTTGGTTACAAGAAAGTTGATTTAGCGGTTAAGGCTTTTAATCAATTAGGTTTACCTTTAAAGATTATTGGGACTGGTAGTCAAATGGGTAGATTAAAAAGAATGGCTGGAAAAAACATTGAATTCCTGGGCCAGTTGACAGACAAAGAGCTTTTGGGCTACTATCAAAGGTGTCAAGCGCTGATCTTTCCGCAAGAGGAAGATTTTGGTATTGTACCTTTAGAAGCGCAAGCGTGTGGCAGGCCGGTTATCGCCTTTCGAGGCGGTGGAGCACTGGAAACAGTGATTGAGGGGAAGACCGGCTTGTTTTTTAACTCGCAAACGCCAGGTTCTTTAGTCAGGGCGATTAAGAAATTTGAAAAAAAGAGATTCAGTTCTCAAGCTTGTCGCCAGAACGCGGAGAGATTTAGTCAAGAGAATTTTAAAAAGGAAATTAAAGAGATTGTAGAAAAGAAATGGAAAAAGCAATAGAAAATCTCTATATTGTTATCCCTGCCGGTGGGGTCGGCACTCGTCTTTGGCCTAGATCGAGACAAGCCAACCCAAAACAGTTTCTCAAACTTTCAGGAGGTAAGAGTATTACTCAGGAAACAGTTGATCGATTAGAGGGCTTCATTCCTTATGATCGGATCTTCGTGGTTGCTCATGATAATTACAAGCAAAAATTAGTTGAACAATTACCCAAGTTTTTACCCGAAAATTTCATTTCCGAACCAGAAAGAAGAGGCACCAGTGCCGCCATTGGTTTGTCAGCCATGTTTATTAGAAGAAAAAATCCCCGGGGAATCGTCCATTTTTTGGTTAGTGATGATTATATTAAAGATATCGCTCGCTTTAGAAGAATGATTGAAGCGGCGGCCAAAGTCGCTGACGAAGAAAAAGCCTTGGTTGTTTATGGGGTCAAGCCAGCTTATCCGGCCACAGGTTATGGTTATATTAAAGTCAGAAAAAAAGTTAAAACAATTGGAGGTATTCCCATTTTTGAAGCCGAAAAATTTATTGAGAAACCCGATGAGAGTACCGCCAAGAAATTTATAGCGACCGGTAAATATTTCTGGCATTGTTCAGGTTTTACCTCTCGGTGTGATCTGCTTATTGCTGAGATGGAGAAGAGATGGCCTTCGGGGTTTAAACTACTGGCTAAAATTGATCAACTCGCCGGTTTACCGGCTGATGTAGAAGAAGGAGAAATCGCTAAAATATATCATCAGCTTGAGAATATCCCAATAGAGTACTCTATCTTAGAAAAAGCTGATAAGGTGATGATGGCCAGACAGGAAGACAGCTGGCGGGATATTGCTAACTGGAAAGTGATTTATGATATTTCTAAAAAAGATAGGGACGGTAATGTTATTATTGGGACTGGTAAAAAAGGCGAATTCATTGGTTTTGACGCTAAGAATAATCTCATTCATTTTGATGACCAGCTTATAGCCGTCATCGGGGTGGAAGATTTGATTATTGTTGATACTGGTGATGCTGTTTTGATTTGCAAGCGGGACCGAGCCGAAGACGTTAAAAAAATGGTTAATTTATTAAAAGAAAAAGGCAGGCAAGAGTATTTATAAGAAGATGTTATACGACTTTGTCAAACGAGGAATTGATTTTATCATGGCGACTGCCTTGTTGATTTTCTTTTCTCCGTTACTAATTCTCATTGCCATCTTAATCAAACTAGATTCACAGGGGCCGGTTTTTGCGGATACACCGAGAAGAGTAGGTAAAAGTGGTAAACTTTTCCATATGTATAAATTTCGCTCGATGGTGACGGATGCCCACGAATTACTCCGGACTGACCCCAAGTTTCGCAATCTTTATAATCAATACAAAAGAAATAGTTACAAACTTAAAGGTGATCCCCGGATTACCCGGGTGGGACGCTTAATCAGGCGTTTTTCTTTAGACGAACTGCCCCAGATCCTTAATATTTTTAAAGGCGAGATGAGCTTGGTCGGTCCCCGGGCCTATTACCCTGATGAATTAAAACAGCAGCAAAAGGTCTACCCAAAGAGCCAAAAATATGTTAAACAATTATTAGGGGCCAGACCAGGAATTACCGGTTTCTGGCAAGTCCAGGGGAGAAGTGAGATTAAT
This portion of the Patescibacteria group bacterium genome encodes:
- a CDS encoding glycosyltransferase, with the translated sequence MRVALVYDRVNKIGGAERVLETLHQIWPEAPLYTAVFYPQTASWSKKFRVIPSFLNKFPLARKRHEAYPYLMPLAFESFDFSEYDLVISVTSEAAKGIITQPQTFHLCYCLTPTRYLWSGYDDYFQNNFFRFLAKPMVAYLRYWDKFACQRPDFYLAISQNVQKRIKKYYQKDSAILYPPLDIEKWSLGEEKVGDYFLVVARLVGYKKVDLAVKAFNQLGLPLKIIGTGSQMGRLKRMAGKNIEFLGQLTDKELLGYYQRCQALIFPQEEDFGIVPLEAQACGRPVIAFRGGGALETVIEGKTGLFFNSQTPGSLVRAIKKFEKKRFSSQACRQNAERFSQENFKKEIKEIVEKKWKKQ
- a CDS encoding sugar phosphate nucleotidyltransferase — protein: MEKAIENLYIVIPAGGVGTRLWPRSRQANPKQFLKLSGGKSITQETVDRLEGFIPYDRIFVVAHDNYKQKLVEQLPKFLPENFISEPERRGTSAAIGLSAMFIRRKNPRGIVHFLVSDDYIKDIARFRRMIEAAAKVADEEKALVVYGVKPAYPATGYGYIKVRKKVKTIGGIPIFEAEKFIEKPDESTAKKFIATGKYFWHCSGFTSRCDLLIAEMEKRWPSGFKLLAKIDQLAGLPADVEEGEIAKIYHQLENIPIEYSILEKADKVMMARQEDSWRDIANWKVIYDISKKDRDGNVIIGTGKKGEFIGFDAKNNLIHFDDQLIAVIGVEDLIIVDTGDAVLICKRDRAEDVKKMVNLLKEKGRQEYL
- a CDS encoding sugar transferase, which gives rise to MLYDFVKRGIDFIMATALLIFFSPLLILIAILIKLDSQGPVFADTPRRVGKSGKLFHMYKFRSMVTDAHELLRTDPKFRNLYNQYKRNSYKLKGDPRITRVGRLIRRFSLDELPQILNIFKGEMSLVGPRAYYPDELKQQQKVYPKSQKYVKQLLGARPGITGFWQVQGRSEINFDKRVEMDASYVKRQSLLEDLTIILKTPWAMLSGKGAL
- a CDS encoding class I SAM-dependent methyltransferase → MKKTSFKSTTVKAYDIISKIFKKERTPNFWLDEFKILMGLMEANSLKITGSKFLDLGCGTGNDAHLALDRGMKYVGVDLSKGMLDLARKMVKGAKFLEMDVTNLKFEDNEFDIVWASAVLLHLNSLDLNKALKEIRRVLKPDHFAFISMEKRQEGDRPKSMRRSIKEGKLVKRFFALYTESEFGNILEKAGFNVVETSFKIEPSGQKEWLGFFVRN
- a CDS encoding DNA-3-methyladenine glycosylase codes for the protein MIGEGKIILHPKPPYDLNQYIQTLGDFTSDGVNLFKKSDLLGKAFYQRVIRVGDQFTLITASQKTPPDKPQITVQYQPRVNQKELKKKLTWIFGLDESLKGFYQKAKKDPVLSEAVKQFYGLIPLRTATVYEMVIAAITEQQISLVVATKIRSRLVKKFGESIKVKGKKYYAFPSSERLASAKPKDLLKIGLSRQKADYILGFSKLVASGEFEVEELKNRSDQKVIEELTKIRGLGPWTAEYVLARGLGRTDVFPADDLGVRTALGRIYGDGKLVSPQKARKILAKWKPYRRYATFYLLCAGRLNPMM